In candidate division KSB1 bacterium, a single genomic region encodes these proteins:
- a CDS encoding DUF6544 family protein, which yields MISSCNSLKKLYLSEIGETINDTPIKKGGIYTENDFFTLPAQIQNYFKNCGYIGKEKIENIKIDYSNSFIKMSPEKKWLKIKYYQVNFTHNPTRLAYISSKIIGIFSFEGRDKYQAGKGNMLIRLLKLFTVADAKGKEMDKSALATLLSEVLFMPSFATREQIKWKSIDENSVEAKYRDNDNVVSGIFYFNGNHEFIRFTTDDRFYSLKDGSYKKTKWSVELSNYKDFKGIKFPENVKAIWHMDDKDYEYFRTQIKDVQYNINKQSTNAQHLYNKFKFTPYP from the coding sequence ATGATTTCAAGTTGTAATAGTCTTAAAAAATTATATCTCTCAGAAATTGGTGAGACAATAAATGATACTCCTATTAAAAAAGGGGGAATCTATACTGAGAATGATTTCTTTACTTTACCTGCGCAAATTCAAAATTATTTCAAAAATTGTGGATACATAGGTAAAGAAAAAATAGAAAACATCAAGATAGATTACAGCAATTCATTTATTAAAATGTCTCCAGAAAAGAAATGGCTAAAGATAAAGTATTATCAAGTCAATTTTACTCATAATCCAACTCGATTAGCATATATTTCAAGTAAAATAATTGGGATATTCTCGTTTGAGGGGAGAGATAAATACCAAGCTGGTAAAGGCAATATGTTGATAAGACTGTTAAAATTGTTTACCGTTGCTGATGCAAAAGGGAAGGAAATGGATAAATCAGCACTGGCAACACTATTGAGTGAAGTTTTATTTATGCCAAGCTTTGCGACAAGAGAACAAATAAAGTGGAAAAGCATTGATGAAAATTCAGTTGAAGCAAAATATAGGGATAATGATAATGTGGTTTCTGGAATTTTTTATTTCAACGGTAATCATGAGTTTATAAGATTTACGACTGACGATAGATTTTATTCACTAAAAGATGGGAGTTATAAAAAAACAAAATGGTCAGTAGAATTAAGCAATTATAAAGATTTTAAAGGAATAAAATTTCCTGAAAATGTAAAAGCCATATGGCATATGGATGACAAAGATTACGAATACTTTAGAACACAAATAAAAGATGTTCAATATAATATAAATAAGCAAAGCACCAACGCACAACATCTTTATAATAAATTCAAATTCACCCCTTACCCATAA
- a CDS encoding DUF362 domain-containing protein, which translates to MFNVYLGACSIYDSQQIADVIQTGLDAIQFNQSISGHVVIKPNLVMAHPAVATEGYTRPAVVDALLGLLRRDHPQIRKLDIVEKSGLGITTSAMFKTAGYHKLKQKHGVRLRAMEAIAKVNVPLHNAQVHDTVTVAREMAERDVLIFMPKLKSNVLSHGLSGALKLNIGTLDGRERLHRHHYDLPHKIADMLEIANPDLIVTDGIRMAYGGNQMTQHGTHLGVIVMADNAVAHDLVCARLLNLNPAGIEHIQEAARRGYGPATLNEVRIVGDYPVKKAQSITAGLDLGFRPVDQVESPMTVHSGAPYCTAGCHGIFLDWIYMIKDRKPKLFAKLPALNVIVGKVEKDLQSGRFVLIGDCAKTSRLPVRGRKVWIRGCPPSHKRIVWDMMVHYLIFNPLVRPSLIVDAYIRYPLNKLKSFWLNAIWYRHIRNTGTRYAHHKTAELDQSGNR; encoded by the coding sequence ATGTTCAATGTCTATCTGGGCGCCTGTTCAATCTATGATTCACAGCAGATTGCAGATGTCATTCAAACCGGTCTTGACGCCATTCAATTCAACCAGTCCATTTCCGGCCATGTGGTCATCAAACCCAATCTGGTGATGGCGCATCCGGCTGTGGCCACGGAAGGCTATACGCGTCCGGCTGTGGTGGACGCGCTGCTCGGCCTGCTGCGGCGCGATCATCCGCAGATCCGCAAACTGGACATTGTGGAGAAATCAGGGCTCGGCATCACCACCTCTGCCATGTTCAAAACTGCCGGATATCACAAACTGAAACAAAAGCACGGCGTGCGCCTGCGCGCCATGGAGGCCATTGCCAAAGTGAATGTGCCGCTGCACAACGCTCAGGTGCATGACACCGTGACCGTGGCCCGGGAAATGGCGGAACGAGATGTTCTCATTTTTATGCCCAAGTTGAAATCCAACGTGCTGTCGCACGGACTCTCCGGCGCTCTCAAACTGAACATCGGCACTCTTGACGGCCGGGAACGCCTGCATCGGCATCATTATGACCTGCCGCACAAGATTGCGGATATGCTGGAAATCGCCAATCCCGATCTGATTGTCACCGACGGCATCCGCATGGCCTACGGCGGCAATCAGATGACTCAGCACGGCACGCATCTGGGTGTGATTGTGATGGCGGACAATGCTGTGGCGCATGATCTGGTGTGCGCCCGTTTATTGAATCTGAATCCTGCCGGCATTGAACACATTCAGGAAGCGGCGCGTCGCGGTTATGGTCCCGCAACCCTAAATGAGGTCCGGATTGTCGGTGATTATCCGGTTAAAAAAGCGCAATCCATAACAGCTGGACTGGATCTGGGGTTCCGGCCGGTGGATCAGGTCGAGAGTCCCATGACGGTGCACAGCGGCGCCCCGTATTGCACCGCCGGTTGTCACGGTATTTTCCTGGACTGGATCTATATGATCAAAGACCGCAAACCGAAATTGTTTGCAAAACTGCCCGCCTTGAACGTCATTGTCGGCAAGGTGGAAAAGGACCTGCAGTCGGGACGCTTTGTGCTCATTGGCGACTGTGCCAAAACCTCGCGGCTGCCTGTGCGCGGCCGCAAGGTCTGGATTCGCGGCTGTCCGCCCAGTCACAAGCGCATTGTCTGGGATATGATGGTCCATTATCTGATCTTTAATCCCCTGGTGCGTCCTTCTTTGATTGTTGACGCTTATATTCGCTATCCTTTGAATAAACTGAAATCATTTTGGCTGAACGCCATCTGGTACCGACACATTCGCAACACAGGAACCCGCTATGCCCACCACAAAACAGCTGAACTCGATCAATCCGGCAACCGGTGA
- a CDS encoding aldehyde dehydrogenase family protein → MPTTKQLNSINPATGEIIGSVTRSTEQDVVNAVQMARQHCPDWRETSVRQRQTILAASRQLLLQRRDEFAELITAEMGRPITESLVMEVQASLELIGYYAGHAAKMLKPERLQLHNLFFARRRSLDIKKPLGVIGVISPWNWPLLIPLGCIVPALLAGNCVVHKHSEHTPLINETLLRLFRDAGLPEGVFQIVHGAGEAGQALIDAQVDKLFFTGSTRIGSHVMSECSKNLIPVVLELGGQDATLVCADAHLETASSGLVWGAFMNAGQNCNAVERIYVHQSVADAFVRRFVEKTKRLRMGDPMNPEVDMGPLALKQEFGKMQMMLKSAQERGSIIRCGEHRQQDGHYFAPTVVVTETDQPNIWGDEVFGPLVSVTPVTDMEKAVQLANDNPFGLTASVWTRQPKAGETLAMQLETGTVMINDCIVSFGFPEAPWTGLKQSGIGWMHGKKGFEEMLSVQYINADRQFRRQKFWWFPYGERMLDSMQAGLTFLHSRNVLNKIKVVIKVIGRFWRELLLNRNNPDKL, encoded by the coding sequence ATGCCCACCACAAAACAGCTGAACTCGATCAATCCGGCAACCGGTGAAATCATCGGTTCGGTCACCCGCTCTACTGAACAGGATGTTGTAAATGCCGTACAGATGGCCCGGCAACATTGTCCCGACTGGCGGGAGACATCCGTCAGACAACGACAAACCATTCTGGCTGCGAGTCGGCAACTGCTGTTGCAGCGCCGGGATGAGTTTGCTGAACTGATCACCGCGGAGATGGGGCGGCCGATCACCGAATCCCTGGTGATGGAGGTGCAGGCGTCTCTGGAACTGATCGGCTATTACGCCGGACACGCCGCCAAAATGTTAAAGCCGGAACGGCTGCAGCTGCACAATTTGTTTTTCGCCCGCCGCCGCAGTCTGGATATCAAAAAACCGCTCGGTGTCATCGGTGTGATCTCACCGTGGAACTGGCCGCTGCTCATTCCCCTGGGCTGCATTGTGCCCGCGCTGCTGGCCGGCAACTGTGTCGTCCACAAACATTCCGAACATACACCGCTGATCAATGAAACGCTGCTCAGGCTGTTCCGCGATGCCGGTCTGCCCGAGGGTGTGTTTCAGATCGTGCACGGGGCTGGGGAGGCCGGACAGGCGCTCATTGATGCGCAGGTAGACAAGCTGTTTTTCACCGGCAGCACCCGAATCGGCAGCCACGTGATGTCCGAATGCAGCAAAAATTTGATTCCGGTGGTGCTGGAACTGGGCGGACAGGACGCGACGCTGGTGTGTGCGGATGCGCATCTGGAGACCGCTTCCAGCGGACTGGTGTGGGGCGCGTTTATGAATGCCGGACAAAACTGCAACGCTGTGGAGCGCATCTATGTGCATCAATCCGTGGCGGACGCATTTGTACGACGGTTTGTCGAGAAAACAAAACGCTTGCGCATGGGCGATCCCATGAATCCCGAGGTGGATATGGGACCGCTGGCCCTAAAACAGGAATTCGGCAAGATGCAGATGATGCTGAAATCCGCACAGGAGCGGGGGAGCATCATCCGCTGCGGAGAACATCGGCAACAGGACGGTCACTATTTTGCGCCGACCGTGGTGGTTACTGAAACCGATCAGCCGAACATCTGGGGCGATGAGGTGTTTGGTCCGCTGGTGTCCGTGACGCCGGTTACGGATATGGAAAAAGCCGTGCAGCTCGCCAATGACAATCCCTTTGGACTCACCGCATCCGTCTGGACACGACAACCCAAAGCAGGCGAGACGCTGGCTATGCAACTGGAAACCGGCACGGTGATGATCAATGACTGTATCGTGTCATTCGGGTTCCCGGAGGCGCCCTGGACCGGATTGAAACAAAGCGGCATCGGCTGGATGCACGGTAAAAAAGGATTTGAGGAAATGTTGTCCGTTCAGTACATCAATGCCGACCGGCAGTTCCGGCGTCAGAAATTCTGGTGGTTTCCCTATGGCGAGCGCATGCTCGACAGCATGCAAGCCGGACTGACATTTCTGCACAGCCGGAATGTGCTGAATAAAATTAAGGTGGTTATAAAGGTGATTGGGCGGTTCTGGCGGGAACTGTTGTTGAACCGGAACAATCCGGATAAACTGTGA
- the dgt gene encoding dNTP triphosphohydrolase, which produces MNWNTIISGNRTGGTTISSEIRTDYQRDFDRLVFSSAFRRLQNKTQVFPLPGATFVHNRLTHSLEVASVGRSLGKIVGKQLVDKGYIDAHYQEFYQYELQNVIASACLAHDIGNPSFGHSGEKAISAYFESNAHVGIEPGKALQDYFKPEEWLDLISFEGNANSFRTLTHQFKGKSAGGYQLTYSTLASILKYPCESTAIKTENINTKKFSFFQSEKALAVDILNALTISKQSDDPLVYSRHPFVTLTEAADDICYRIVDFEDAQRMHILPHKQVAELFSSLIENIGRKTDDMDAIRATYNRISDKNEQIAYLRAKCINTLTRESADLYIHNADRIINGSYNNGLLDVLTDQNALLSEIKKISIDNIYNHDSVLELEIAGFKIMSDLLSLFVPAMLKQNPDHRDQKILRLIPEQFHSGDDTVYKKVLSVLDYLSGMTDPYAIELYRKLFGIEIPKY; this is translated from the coding sequence ATGAACTGGAACACTATTATTTCCGGAAACCGCACCGGGGGGACCACAATTAGCTCTGAAATCCGTACGGATTATCAACGCGATTTTGACCGATTGGTGTTTTCATCCGCGTTTCGGAGACTGCAGAATAAAACCCAGGTCTTTCCGCTGCCGGGGGCCACGTTTGTTCACAATCGATTGACCCATTCTCTCGAAGTGGCGAGTGTGGGGCGTTCGCTGGGAAAAATCGTCGGCAAACAACTGGTCGATAAAGGATATATTGATGCACACTATCAAGAGTTTTACCAATATGAACTGCAAAATGTGATTGCGTCCGCCTGTCTGGCGCATGATATCGGCAATCCGTCGTTTGGACATTCCGGTGAAAAGGCGATATCCGCTTACTTTGAATCTAATGCGCATGTTGGTATTGAACCGGGTAAAGCGTTACAGGATTATTTCAAACCGGAAGAATGGCTTGACCTGATTTCCTTCGAAGGCAATGCTAATTCGTTCCGGACATTGACGCATCAATTCAAGGGCAAGTCCGCTGGCGGCTATCAGTTGACCTATTCCACATTGGCGTCTATTCTCAAATACCCCTGCGAGTCTACGGCCATTAAAACAGAGAACATCAATACAAAGAAATTCAGCTTTTTTCAGTCTGAAAAGGCGTTGGCCGTCGATATTTTAAACGCCCTGACTATCAGTAAACAATCGGATGATCCTTTGGTGTACAGTCGGCATCCTTTTGTCACTCTGACCGAAGCGGCGGATGATATCTGTTACCGGATTGTCGATTTTGAAGATGCCCAGCGCATGCATATTCTGCCGCACAAACAGGTCGCGGAACTGTTTTCAAGTTTGATTGAAAACATTGGCAGAAAAACGGACGATATGGATGCGATCAGGGCAACGTACAATCGGATTTCAGACAAGAACGAACAGATCGCGTATCTGCGGGCAAAGTGTATCAATACATTGACCCGGGAATCGGCTGATTTGTATATCCACAATGCCGACCGCATCATAAACGGGAGCTACAACAATGGACTGCTGGATGTCCTGACGGATCAGAATGCGCTGTTGTCCGAAATTAAAAAAATATCCATTGACAACATTTACAATCACGATTCGGTTCTCGAACTGGAAATTGCCGGATTTAAAATTATGAGTGATCTGCTCTCCCTGTTTGTCCCTGCCATGCTGAAACAAAACCCGGATCACCGGGATCAGAAAATACTGCGATTGATTCCCGAACAATTCCATTCCGGGGATGATACGGTCTATAAAAAGGTGCTGTCCGTGCTCGATTATTTGTCCGGTATGACAGACCCGTATGCCATTGAATTGTATCGAAAATTGTTTGGTATCGAAATACCAAAATATTAG
- a CDS encoding glycoside hydrolase family 15 protein, whose product MAYQNIEDYGIVGDMETVALVGINGSIDWFCYPRFDSPSVFGAILDDKKGGRYSISPDGKSLKQKQFYWPETNVLITRFLCREGVGEVIDFMTIPDKYDEHNPHAHRRLYRRVRQVRGSLTFRMHCNPAFNYGRDSLDVSPTASGVAFSSSALNMQLSADVPIEITNEGCRAELNLHEGDSVLFILQEMCPACAAAGISKGEAQEEFRRTVEYWRAWISTCSYTGRWREMVHRSALALKLLTFKPTGAIVAAPTCSLPEAIGGERNWDYRYTWIRDAAFTLYGLLRIGFTQEAEQFMNWLEARCRELSTDGSLQVMYGLGGEHKLDEQVLSHWEGYRGSGPVRIGNGAYGQLQLDIYGELMDSVYLYNKYGSPISYDLWNQLRRLMNWVAKNWNTPDEGVWETRGGRQHFVYSKVMCWVALDRALRLADKRSFPADRNAWLSARDMIYETVMKQGWNEKRKAFVQHFGSRDLDASTLIMPLVFFMSPDDRRMLSTLDAVLESPQNGGLVSDSLVYRYNTQTFSDGLQGSEGTFNICSFWLVEALTRAGRVHPKRLEQARLIFEQMLGYANHLGLYAEETGPTGEALGNFPQAFTHLALISAAYNLNRALDR is encoded by the coding sequence ATGGCATACCAAAATATTGAAGATTACGGAATAGTCGGGGATATGGAAACGGTCGCACTCGTCGGGATAAACGGCTCAATAGATTGGTTCTGTTATCCGCGTTTCGATTCGCCCAGTGTGTTCGGAGCAATCCTTGATGATAAAAAGGGCGGCCGATATTCCATCTCTCCGGATGGCAAAAGTTTGAAACAAAAACAATTTTACTGGCCCGAAACCAATGTGTTGATCACCCGATTTCTGTGCCGGGAGGGGGTGGGTGAAGTGATCGATTTTATGACCATACCGGACAAATACGACGAGCATAATCCGCATGCTCACAGACGCCTGTACAGAAGGGTTCGGCAGGTTCGGGGATCTTTGACGTTTCGCATGCACTGTAATCCGGCATTCAACTATGGACGGGATAGTCTGGACGTATCCCCGACAGCGTCCGGTGTTGCTTTTTCCTCATCCGCTTTGAACATGCAGCTTTCTGCTGATGTGCCGATAGAGATTACCAATGAGGGCTGTCGCGCAGAGCTCAATCTGCATGAAGGAGATTCCGTGCTTTTTATATTGCAGGAAATGTGTCCGGCGTGTGCGGCGGCGGGAATCAGCAAGGGCGAAGCACAGGAAGAATTCAGACGCACCGTGGAGTATTGGCGTGCATGGATCTCAACATGCAGTTATACAGGACGGTGGCGGGAAATGGTGCATCGATCCGCACTGGCTCTGAAACTGCTTACTTTTAAACCGACGGGCGCCATTGTGGCGGCTCCCACATGCAGCCTGCCCGAAGCGATCGGCGGGGAACGCAATTGGGATTATCGCTATACCTGGATACGCGATGCGGCATTTACGCTTTATGGATTGCTGCGCATCGGATTTACTCAAGAAGCCGAGCAGTTTATGAACTGGCTGGAGGCGCGCTGCCGGGAACTCTCTACCGATGGCTCGCTGCAGGTCATGTACGGTCTTGGCGGCGAACATAAACTGGACGAACAGGTGCTTTCCCATTGGGAAGGGTATCGGGGCTCCGGCCCGGTGCGGATCGGAAACGGTGCCTATGGCCAATTGCAGCTTGATATTTACGGCGAGTTGATGGATTCGGTCTATCTTTACAACAAGTATGGCAGTCCTATCTCATATGATTTATGGAATCAGTTGCGCCGGCTGATGAACTGGGTCGCCAAAAACTGGAACACGCCTGACGAAGGGGTATGGGAAACCCGCGGCGGGCGGCAGCATTTCGTATACTCAAAAGTTATGTGCTGGGTCGCCCTGGACAGAGCCCTGCGGCTCGCGGATAAACGCTCGTTCCCGGCGGACCGCAATGCATGGCTGTCTGCCCGGGATATGATCTATGAAACTGTAATGAAACAAGGCTGGAATGAAAAACGCAAGGCGTTTGTGCAGCATTTCGGCAGCCGGGACCTCGACGCCTCAACCCTTATTATGCCTTTGGTCTTTTTTATGTCGCCTGATGATCGGAGAATGCTCAGTACATTGGATGCGGTGCTCGAATCTCCTCAAAACGGCGGCCTGGTCTCGGACAGTCTGGTATATCGTTACAATACCCAAACATTTTCAGACGGTCTGCAAGGCTCGGAAGGTACTTTTAATATTTGCTCATTCTGGCTTGTGGAAGCTTTGACGCGCGCTGGTCGGGTGCACCCGAAACGGCTGGAACAAGCCCGCCTGATATTTGAACAGATGCTGGGCTATGCGAATCATCTGGGATTATATGCCGAAGAGACAGGTCCCACAGGTGAGGCATTGGGGAATTTCCCGCAGGCCTTTACCCATCTGGCATTAATCAGCGCGGCTTATAACCTGAACCGGGCTCTGGATCGATAA
- a CDS encoding PAS domain S-box protein: MSSNGKNKAVALRRRAEKLLNESPETYKVSELQDVNKLAHELAVHQAELELQHEELRNTQLILQKTRDRFAALFEHAPVGYVVLDDAGMIRQTNSTWGDMLGRPGEEFRGKPFSEFILKEDAPIHHPDDLERVTKWLNDCIESGSDQLEPNEYRLVKKDGQVITVHALGVIERDKENVKVFATLQDITEQKHAEEALRKSEEKHRITLNSIGDAVIATDVKSRIIHMNPVARDLTGWELKEALGQDLRTVFNIQNAKTGKRVKNPVEPVLKSGNIIGLANHTKLVSKDGQEYQIADSGAPIKNATGEITGVVLVFRDVSKEYQMREALREREQRFRSVFETANVGKCITQPDGQVFFNKAFCEMLGYTKEELRDKTWQELTPDADIEKSTTQIAPLLNGEKDSARFEKRYLDKNGSIIWADVSTVLHRDDQGDPQFFITTVIDISERKQMEDALRQNEQNLKEAQRLAKIGSWLWYFDSDELYLSDEMYNIMGAKKDKILLRVDQHKRYYTPESWQRFQKAVETAKKTGEPYEIELELIRKKGENRYTVARGEPVFDHEKVIGLRGTLQDITEHKKTDQIIKENERKFRTLVEQIADGLLLHDLDGKILAVNQTSVNQYGYSRDELLNMNVSDIDPDYDEREEKGAFYDQMNFNDPVRFEARQQRKDAEIFPAEVTLTKIRLQDQVYIMGLCRDISQRKKAENELRTLKDRLEQEVEKKTKELQQRLQELERFHDATIEREFRMKELRDENDELREKIKDIQ, encoded by the coding sequence ATGAGTAGCAACGGAAAAAACAAAGCCGTAGCTCTGCGACGACGGGCGGAAAAACTGTTGAACGAATCCCCCGAGACCTATAAAGTCTCTGAACTCCAGGACGTGAACAAGCTGGCGCATGAACTGGCGGTGCATCAGGCTGAACTGGAACTGCAGCATGAAGAGCTGCGCAATACGCAGCTCATTTTGCAGAAAACCCGCGACCGGTTTGCCGCATTGTTTGAACACGCGCCGGTCGGATATGTGGTGCTGGATGACGCGGGAATGATCCGCCAGACCAACAGCACCTGGGGAGATATGTTGGGCCGTCCAGGTGAGGAATTCCGCGGCAAACCATTTTCTGAATTTATTCTGAAAGAGGATGCGCCGATTCATCATCCCGATGATCTGGAACGGGTGACAAAATGGCTGAATGACTGTATTGAATCCGGCAGTGATCAACTGGAGCCGAATGAATACAGGCTCGTTAAAAAAGACGGTCAAGTGATTACCGTGCACGCCCTCGGTGTTATCGAGCGAGATAAAGAGAACGTCAAGGTGTTTGCAACGCTGCAAGATATTACTGAACAGAAACACGCCGAGGAAGCGCTTCGCAAAAGTGAAGAAAAGCACCGGATTACACTCAATTCAATAGGCGATGCGGTGATCGCTACGGATGTAAAAAGCCGAATTATACATATGAATCCGGTGGCCCGGGATCTGACGGGCTGGGAATTAAAAGAGGCCCTGGGTCAGGATTTGAGAACAGTTTTTAACATTCAGAATGCAAAGACCGGAAAACGGGTTAAAAACCCGGTTGAACCGGTGCTGAAATCGGGGAACATTATTGGTTTGGCCAATCATACCAAACTCGTATCCAAGGACGGTCAGGAATACCAGATCGCCGACAGCGGCGCGCCGATTAAAAATGCAACGGGTGAAATAACCGGTGTGGTGTTGGTGTTTCGGGATGTCAGCAAAGAATATCAAATGCGGGAGGCGTTGAGAGAGCGCGAACAGAGATTCCGTTCTGTTTTTGAAACGGCCAATGTGGGAAAATGTATCACGCAGCCGGACGGTCAGGTGTTTTTTAACAAAGCATTTTGCGAGATGCTGGGATATACAAAGGAGGAGTTGAGAGACAAAACCTGGCAGGAATTAACTCCTGATGCAGATATAGAAAAAAGCACAACACAAATAGCACCATTGCTGAATGGAGAAAAGGATTCGGCCCGATTCGAGAAACGATATCTTGATAAAAATGGATCGATCATTTGGGCGGATGTCAGTACGGTTCTGCATCGCGATGATCAGGGTGACCCTCAATTTTTTATTACAACCGTCATTGATATATCAGAGCGCAAACAAATGGAAGATGCGCTGCGGCAAAACGAGCAGAATCTGAAAGAAGCCCAGCGCCTGGCCAAGATCGGCAGCTGGTTGTGGTATTTTGACAGCGATGAACTCTATTTGTCGGACGAGATGTACAATATTATGGGTGCAAAGAAAGACAAAATCTTGCTGCGGGTTGATCAGCACAAGCGCTATTACACGCCTGAAAGCTGGCAGAGATTTCAAAAGGCCGTGGAAACCGCTAAAAAAACCGGTGAACCCTATGAAATCGAGCTTGAACTGATACGCAAAAAAGGTGAAAACCGATACACTGTGGCCCGGGGAGAACCCGTGTTTGATCATGAGAAAGTGATCGGTCTGCGCGGAACCCTTCAGGATATCACCGAGCATAAAAAAACAGATCAGATCATTAAAGAAAATGAGCGGAAATTCAGGACTTTGGTGGAACAGATCGCTGACGGCCTGCTTTTGCATGATCTGGACGGAAAGATTCTGGCCGTAAATCAAACCTCTGTCAATCAATACGGCTATTCCCGCGATGAATTGCTGAACATGAATGTCAGTGATATTGATCCGGATTATGATGAACGCGAAGAAAAAGGCGCATTTTATGATCAGATGAATTTTAACGATCCCGTTCGCTTTGAAGCCCGGCAACAACGCAAAGACGCCGAGATATTCCCGGCCGAGGTGACTCTGACCAAAATCCGGTTGCAGGATCAGGTTTATATCATGGGACTTTGCCGCGATATCAGTCAACGCAAAAAAGCGGAAAATGAATTGAGAACGCTTAAAGACAGGCTTGAACAAGAAGTGGAGAAAAAAACAAAAGAGTTGCAGCAGAGACTCCAGGAGCTTGAACGCTTTCATGACGCCACCATTGAACGCGAGTTTCGCATGAAAGAACTGCGGGATGAAAATGATGAGCTCCGCGAAAAGATAAAAGACATTCAATGA
- a CDS encoding PAS domain S-box protein, translating into MIIDAINISLLVLIGFRLVALLFFFELYVRKRDLKYAVLAFAWFAYLLGPILGLWGYNNTGQINHPVFGLSAAIGTYLLLWAVLLYFYHISKRAVLFWTFSPILILGLAMLYVPELGSKSAVFLQTLFIMLALVIVLFKRKEFVAYAGSSYTWLVIFLVVALTHAFGFLQIYPNAPLSLKFFFTFILNAFLFMFFVRFDHHIALNELKASEARFRSITENSADAIFIVDQKGDYQYVNEKACELFGYSEQEFCGMNITDLNRKTLPDTFKYLVETGSLFTELELRKRDGTSIPVDINAVRLPNGCFYSSCRDITERRKTEDELYQLKNELEEKIRENTIELQEKIADCSSSGMRPFTVNCVWKSCDKKSRH; encoded by the coding sequence ATGATTATTGATGCCATAAATATTTCTTTACTGGTGCTGATCGGTTTCAGGTTGGTGGCTCTACTGTTCTTTTTTGAGCTTTATGTGAGGAAAAGAGATCTGAAATATGCAGTGCTTGCGTTTGCCTGGTTTGCTTATCTGCTCGGTCCGATTCTTGGTTTGTGGGGGTACAATAATACCGGACAAATTAATCACCCGGTTTTTGGACTTTCGGCTGCAATCGGGACCTATTTGCTGCTTTGGGCAGTCCTGCTTTATTTTTATCATATTTCCAAACGCGCGGTACTGTTCTGGACGTTTTCCCCGATCCTCATACTCGGACTTGCGATGCTGTACGTCCCGGAACTGGGGAGTAAATCCGCTGTATTTTTGCAAACACTTTTTATTATGCTGGCATTGGTGATTGTACTGTTCAAACGCAAAGAATTTGTGGCCTATGCCGGAAGCAGTTATACATGGCTGGTGATTTTTCTTGTTGTTGCATTGACGCATGCGTTCGGGTTTCTTCAAATTTATCCCAATGCACCCTTGTCCCTGAAATTTTTCTTTACCTTTATCCTCAATGCTTTCCTGTTTATGTTTTTTGTCAGGTTTGATCATCATATTGCTTTGAATGAGTTAAAAGCAAGCGAGGCGCGATTCCGGTCCATCACGGAAAATTCGGCGGATGCGATCTTTATTGTGGATCAAAAGGGTGATTATCAATATGTAAATGAAAAAGCTTGTGAACTGTTTGGATATTCAGAACAAGAATTCTGCGGTATGAATATCACGGACTTGAATCGGAAAACATTACCGGATACGTTCAAATATTTGGTTGAAACCGGCAGTCTTTTCACTGAACTCGAGCTGCGAAAGCGGGATGGAACGAGTATTCCGGTGGATATTAATGCAGTTCGGTTGCCCAATGGCTGTTTTTACTCAAGCTGTCGGGATATTACCGAAAGGCGGAAAACCGAGGATGAACTCTATCAGTTGAAAAATGAACTTGAAGAGAAAATCAGAGAAAATACGATCGAACTGCAGGAAAAGATAGCTGATTGCAGCAGTTCCGGGATGCGACCATTCACCGTGAATTGCGTATGGAAGAGTTGCGACAAGAAATCAAGGCATTGA